Within Fusarium fujikuroi IMI 58289 draft genome, chromosome FFUJ_chr08, the genomic segment GAACCGGTATGAGACGTTATCGCCGTTGAGGGCGAAGGAGGTGCCGTCGACGTGAATTGCTACAGACATGTTAATCTTGTTCAGTATGAGAataatgaagatgaaggcttACGATCTGAGCTCTCCGCGAGAGCCGAAATGGCCTGGCAGAACAGAACTGCCGTCGTCGTAATGTCCTTCAATGTAACAAGCACCATCTTGACCCTAGCAAAAGTTGTTTAAACGAAAGTCAAATCCGAGGGGTTTAATCCGCGGGATCCGACATGTTTATAAATCCCCAGAGAAAGATCATCAGTTCAAAAGTTACGAAGTCACAAGGAAAATTCGAGAATCCCAATATGTAGCCACTCGTGATGATCTCGACTTCGGGCCGATCTTGAATTGGAGTTTGTGGGGGAGAGGTTGGACTTGATGATGGGAGACTGCCGAAAGATACCCCTTTGAGTCAAGATCGTCATCGTTTGTGCGGAGGATCAGCCCAGATTCCCCAGAATTGGAGATCGTTTGGATAATAAACTTGGTTATGACGTTGAGTTTATCCGCGCAAATAAGAAACCTGACTTTAAAGCATTTTAGCAATTGGTTTTGGAAGCCGACGTCAATTCATCaggatatttatatttatccaTGCAATTCATAAATGCTATTATGAAAGCATAACTTACAGTGGTGGAGGTCGGATAAATATTTACCCTAAACTCATATTCATCCAGATTCCGACTTGATTGGTTCAAACTCGAGATGAGGGGAATCAATGACACTGTCACTGGGTTCACGATCTTCGCGAGTTTATTCTCTTAAAATCCAACGTATGGGATCTGGATTTGATTCGATATGGACTTCAAAAACATCATTCTTCCGTTCCAAGACTCTTCAACACAATGGGACATCCGCATAGACGAAGGAGTAGTTACCTCCATGGAACCATCCGCCGACAAGACAACACCAAGCGTAATGCTTCCCTCACTCTGCCATCCTCATATCCATCTCGATAAACCATATCTCCTCACCTGCAACCACCCAAGATCCTCCAATCATCCAGACTACTCTGATCTAGCCCCCAAAACAGGAGGATTTCAAGAAGCCTTGGCCAATACAGCTGAAGCGAAGAAGCGCTACACCGAGGAGGACTTGTACTTACGAGGCTCTCAGCTTATAGCCACAAGTTATAAACAGGGCGTTACATTTATGAGAGCctttgttgaggttgattcCGTCACCGAACTTAAAGCTCTGGAGGTGGGACTGCGGTTAAAGAAGGAGTTCGAGGACTTTTTGACAGTGCAAATCTGCCCTTTTGCACAGGACCCCATATTCTCGACGGAGAAGGGAGAGGCGAACCGAGCAATGTTTGAGAAAGCGCTTGGACAGTTCGGTTCGGATATTGAGGTAATTGGAAGTACTCCATACGTGGAATCTGACCTTGAGGCACAGAATCAGAATATTCGGTGGGCTATTGAGACGGCATTGAAACATGGGAAACATCTCGACTTTCACATCGAATTCAACTTACAGGGCGATGGAACCCACATGTTAGTTTTTGACCATGTcattgaagagctcgagcGTCTTAATTGGCCTACATACCCCGGCGCTCCGACTGTTGTTTTTGGGCATGCTACGAGACTTACTCTGGCTAGACATGATGATCTCGTCAAACTGTCACAGAAGCTGAGAGAGACAAGATTACCGATCCACTTCGTCGGATTGCCAACTAGCGATCTATACATGATGGGCCGACATGGCTCTGATGGTTCAGAACAGAGCGAACCACTCAGTCGGCCATGCGGTACAATCATGGTCCCCAAGCTCATTCAGGACTACGGAATCAATGCTTGCTTATCAGTCAACAACGTCGGCAACCCATTCACTCCCCACGGTGACGGGGATCCCCTCAAAGTAGCAAGCTTGGGCGTTGGCCTATTCCACGCCGGGACAGTCGAGGACGCAAAAGTTCTTTACGAAGCTATCAGCACGCGAGCAATGGACGCGTTAAATCCCCGCGCGGAAGGACATCATGACATGTTCACATTAGCGGAGTATCACCAGACGATGCCGATGCTTTTGTACAAGAATGAGGAGAACATCGAGATTAGTTCGGTGAGTGGAAGCGTCAACGTTCCAGCGAGGCAGAGGCTTAGCATTCAGGATATTGTGTGGGATCCACCGGAGACACGACTCAGAAGCATCGTTGAATAGACTAAATACAATAGGCTATATACTGAAGACTAGATCCTGTCTATTATCTACGCAACTCTACATAAAGGCCCATCAGATCTCTCCACCCACTCCTCAGAGCCAACACAAGTAGGACAGTAGAAAACATGACAAGGATCAtacttcctcttcgtcttaAGGTGCTCACCATACAAACTTCCATAGAACGTCTTCTTCCAATCAGGATCATTGCGATCACCCTCATTCATGTAACCACCAGTATTAGGAGCCAACTTCTTCGCCGCGGCACCTTTGACAAACGTGACGTCGTCATTCGCTGCTTTGCGCTCAGTCATGTTTCCGGTACGAGAAATACCCGTGCTCGAGACGAGAACGTAGTGTGATTTTCGCCACGCGGGGAGCAGGCCACTTGTCTTGTCTGAAGCGTCCTTGAAGACTTGGCCTCCAGACGTGAGAAGAATAACGCTTGTGCCGAACTCATGAGGCTTGCCGCTCATGACTTCGACGGCGTTTCGAACTTTGCCGAAACTCTTGACGCTCTGACGGTCGATTAATCGCGAAGTGAGAACTGAAGTGTCACCCGTGGGATCATAAAGCCCTGACTCGGCGTGGTAAAATGACCAGTAATTGTCGTATGTAGCCCAGCTCTCGTTAATGTAGAGCTTATCTTCAAACTTCGACAAGACCTTTCCCATGGGAGCCCAGGCAGCCTCGGCCTCTTCACGGCACTTACCGATTGTCCAAAAGCCGTGTGAGTAACCAGATGTAGCGTTTCCAATAAAGGCAGTCGGGTAGTTTCGGAACCAGTAACCGTAGCCAGCAAAGCCAGCGTCGTTGAGATCAGGAAGCGACTGCAGCAGAACAGACACAGCGTCAAGGAGATCTGcatttttctttgtcttctccaGCGGTGTGAtctggagatgatgagctgtGACTGTCTTGACGTTCGGATGAGCTTTGATGGTGCTGCTCAAAGTGATACCATAGCCTGGACCGCCACCGCGCATGGAGCGGAAGAGATCCGTGTTCTCGCAGTGATTGGCGATGACGACTCTTCCATCAGCCAGCATCACTTCTGCCTCAAGAATCTGATCAGCGCCAAGACCGTAGTTCCTCGTCGCAGGTCCATGGCCACCGCCAGAAGCCCACCCGCCAATCGCTCCCGGCGTAAGAGAGCCACCACCAACTGCGATGACATTATTCGCTTCAGCAACCTTGTAAACATCGCGCCATTGGTAATTACCATCAATCTTGATAGCACTGCCCCTCCATCTAGACTTGTTGCACTGGTTTTCAGATTTGTAAATCTTCTGAAAATCAATACCATTCTTGAACTGATGAAGCCAAAGCTCAAGACCACCAAACCCATCGGAGCGACCGAGGAGATCATGGCCTGTTCCGGTAACAACAAGCCTGATATTCCTCTCACGCGCATAAGCAATCGTACTTCGGATTTGTGACAGTGTAGTAGCATTAACAGCGTAAACAGGCAAAGATCCAAGACTGCAAGTCGTAGGCTTTTTACCTGTAGCGTAATCCACCGGCGCACAGGTGATGTTGTATGGATAAGGTCTCCCGATAGGATTCGATGACTGGAAATCTTGATCCGACCACATTTTGTTCACGTAAGCGCAGTGCTTCAGATCCTTCTCCGGACCGGGGTAGCATGACTGCGCGATTGGCTCAGTCTTGATAAGACCACCGCCGATCTTTTTGTTGAAGGCTTTCCATTCTGCAGAAGAGGGCCAGCAGGATTGACCGGGAATCTTGAACCGTTAGCTGAATTGTATATGATAGGTTGGATTTCGAATGCATACGCATTTGCATCTTGGTGCTGAACCAATCGCTCCTGTACAAACGGCAAGTACCGCGAGGAGTAGAAAAAGAAACCCGGGATACATGCTGATCGATGGACCAGGAAAagtaagttaaagtatttgTAAGTATGTACAGAGGAGAATGCAACTAAGTGGCTCTCATCAAGTCTTAATCTATGCAGAACATTATTTTTTGTAATGCGTCGATTTGCCACTGCTAAGTCGTGCAACCTTAGTGACCTTATGTGTTCTCGATTTCTGACCAAACTAGTGGATTTGGGACAGGTATTGAAGAGTCTGGACTGTTTGTTGGTGGATGCATATATGCATGCACGCAAATATCATGCAGGCACCAGGAGCCCTTGATATGCGGTTATGCGGTAACGATGCAGGACTAGAGACTAGATGTACCTTATCTACAAATCAGATTCGACGAATGGACCATCAATTGTGAGTCATCATTTACTGAGTGGGCATCTACGCATCATACATGCACATTTGCATTGTATTGAGCTTTCGTGGGCCCAACAGTCTGGAACCACCAGATGGCTAAGCCATGCTCAAATTGACTCGTATTGCTTATGGATCATGCTGACACCAAGTTCCCTCCCTGCATTCGTCCTGGTTGCAATCATGACCTTCTCCCAAGTCCATCACGAACTCTATCTTTCCCtagcatcatcagcttccatTCCAAATCTTAGACTCATGCGTGCGTGATCAGTGCTCTCACTCCACACCAGCTGAACATGAGACATGTCTTTCCTCCCTTCGTCCCAAATAGGAACTGAGTCCATTATAGGAAGTCCGATGCGGGACTAACCGCCATCTTGCCCCAAACTCGGCGTTTCAATTAATGTAAATCACGGCAAACGACGGTAGGGCTTATCGTAAGCGGCAGGATCTGCAATGTGGCTAAGAATCCCTTGAGTTCTGTGAGACAAAGTGGATCGATGGAAAAGCAATTACGAAGGGAGGCGAGCAGTTGTTGTCTCCCTTG encodes:
- a CDS encoding related to isoamyl alcohol oxidase, with amino-acid sequence MYPGFLFLLLAVLAVCTGAIGSAPRCKCIPGQSCWPSSAEWKAFNKKIGGGLIKTEPIAQSCYPGPEKDLKHCAYVNKMWSDQDFQSSNPIGRPYPYNITCAPVDYATGKKPTTCSLGSLPVYAVNATTLSQIRSTIAYARERNIRLVVTGTGHDLLGRSDGFGGLELWLHQFKNGIDFQKIYKSENQCNKSRWRGSAIKIDGNYQWRDVYKVAEANNVIAVGGGSLTPGAIGGWASGGGHGPATRNYGLGADQILEAEVMLADGRVVIANHCENTDLFRSMRGGGPGYGITLSSTIKAHPNVKTVTAHHLQITPLEKTKKNADLLDAVSVLLQSLPDLNDAGFAGYGYWFRNYPTAFIGNATSGYSHGFWTIGKCREEAEAAWAPMGKVLSKFEDKLYINESWATYDNYWSFYHAESGLYDPTGDTSVLTSRLIDRQSVKSFGKVRNAVEVMSGKPHEFGTSVILLTSGGQVFKDASDKTSGLLPAWRKSHYVLVSSTGISRTGNMTERKAANDDVTFVKGAAAKKLAPNTGGYMNEGDRNDPDWKKTFYGSLYGEHLKTKRKYDPCHVFYCPTCVGSEEWVERSDGPLCRVA
- a CDS encoding related to cytosine deaminase, translated to MDFKNIILPFQDSSTQWDIRIDEGVVTSMEPSADKTTPSVMLPSLCHPHIHLDKPYLLTCNHPRSSNHPDYSDLAPKTGGFQEALANTAEAKKRYTEEDLYLRGSQLIATSYKQGVTFMRAFVEVDSVTELKALEVGLRLKKEFEDFLTVQICPFAQDPIFSTEKGEANRAMFEKALGQFGSDIEVIGSTPYVESDLEAQNQNIRWAIETALKHGKHLDFHIEFNLQGDGTHMLVFDHVIEELERLNWPTYPGAPTVVFGHATRLTLARHDDLVKLSQKLRETRLPIHFVGLPTSDLYMMGRHGSDGSEQSEPLSRPCGTIMVPKLIQDYGINACLSVNNVGNPFTPHGDGDPLKVASLGVGLFHAGTVEDAKVLYEAISTRAMDALNPRAEGHHDMFTLAEYHQTMPMLLYKNEENIEISSVSGSVNVPARQRLSIQDIVWDPPETRLRSIVE